GGCGGGCGGCGCGAGCGTCACCGACTGGTCGCCCGCCGACAGCGTGAGGTCCCCGCCAGCCTCCAGTTTCTCGGCGACTGTTCGGAGGTAGTTCGCTACGTCGTTTCGGTCCATCCGGCGCTCGGTCTCGAAGAGGACTTCCTCGGGCATACCGACGACTACGCGGCCCACCCGGATAAGTTCGCCCCCGAGCGCGACGGCGACGTACCGGGACGGTTACACGGCGAGAGTCGGCCACGAAGGGCCGTTATCTTCATTTCCGTCGGCGTCCTAGCTGATACGTTACCCATGCACGACTTGACAGGTTTCCAGCGCGACCTGCTGTACGTCATCGCGGGACTGGACGAACCGCACGGACTCGCTATCAAGGACGAACTGGAGAACTACTACGAAAAGGAAATTCACCACGGCCGACTCTACCCGAACCTCGATACCTTGGTTGATAAGGGGTTGGTCGAGAAGGGCCAGCGCGACCGCCGGACCAACTTCTACATCCTGACGCGTCGAGGCGAGCGCGAAATCGAGGCCCGCAGGGAGTGGGAAACCCAGTACGTCGAACCGAGCGTCGAAGCCTGAGTCGGACTCGCGGACCGCGATTCGCGGTCGGTCCCCGCGCCAGCCTCGCAGATTGGTCGCGCTTCACCGCGTTTCCGGCCCGCCACGTCGTGCAGTCCGTCGCGTCCACAGATGCAGGAACGCTGCTGCCCCGCGACGCCCCCGATTTCGTCTTCAGCGGTCGGTCCGGCCCGGCGACGGTCCAGCGTCGCTCGGTCCGGTCCCGCCGTCGCCCGCTCCGGTTTCGGCGTTCGCCCCGGACCCGTCGCCCGTATCGCCGGTAGCGAACCGCTCGCCCCGGTTCGCCGCGGGCGGGTCGCGGTCGAAGAGGTACGTCGGGTCCACCGCCCACGGCCGGATAGGTTCGCCCGCGACGAGTTCCGGCAGGACGATGCGGACGAAGTGGACGACCATCACCAGAATCATCGGGCCGAGGAAGATGCCGTACCAGCCAAACAGGAGCGGGCCGAAGATGTACGCTAGCATGACGAGACCGATGTGGAGGTTTCGGCCCGAGACGTACGGGCGCAAGACGAGGTCCGGAATCGTGTCCACGACGACGAGCGAGACGACGAAAAACAGCGCGGGGAACCAGAGGAACGCCGGGTCGGCCATCGCGGTCTCGATGCCGAGATACGCCGAGACCGGGAAGTAGACCAGTTTCATCCCGACGATGGGGATGAGGCTGGCCGCGCCCGTGAGCAGGCCGAGTAGCGTGGGGTACGGGACGAGGAGTTCGGTCGGCGCGACCATGTTCAAGGTGTTGTACGACGCCGCGCCGATGGTCCCCGTGAGCAGCGCGTTCAGGATGTTGCCGAAGAAGATGCTGTTGAAGTCCCTGTCAACCGCCCGGACGTACGCTTCCGCGACGCCGCCCTCGTCGCCGAACTGTCGGCGGAAGAACCGCGAGAGCCGGTGGTCGTCCCGAAGCAGGTAGAACGCGATGGCGATCATCACGAACAGGTGGAGGACCGCGTTGCCGATGAAGCCGAGATACTCAAGCGCCGAGCGACCGATCTCCTGAATCAACGCGGGGTCGGGGTTCGCCAGCAGTTCCTCGGGACTCCGGGCCAGCGTCGAAACGTCGATGTAGGGCTGAATCGTCGTCTGTAGCCCGTTGATGTCGATCCCCTTGGCGATGTTGTTGAACTCCTGTAGTCCGATGGCCGCGGTGTAGGCCATGAGAAGGAGAACCGGGAGCGCCAGCGCGAAGAGGGCGGTCGCGGCGGCCAGACTCGCCGGGCGGATGCGCCGTCGGAGACGCTTGTACACCGGCCGAGTCGCGTAGTACAGAAAGATGCCGAAGACGAACGTGCCGACGAACGAGTAGACGACGAACAGCACCGCCGCTCCCAGCGCCAGTCCGACCAGCCACCAGCCCATTCGCGTCCGGTCGATGTCCAGACCGCCGACCATACCCAAGCCACTCGCGCGCTCCGGTAAAAATGTTCGCAGTCCGGGAGTTCGGCGCGGACGGCCGACCGACAAGTCGTCGCGCGGTTCGGCGTCGCGTCTCTCGAACGAGGGAGAGATATTTATACCTACATAGTAATACTGAGACCGTGCCGAGCATCGTCGATTTCTTGACGCAGGTGCCGCTGGACAACGAGGTCGTCCGCATCGCGCTGGCGGGTGCGCTGGGACTGTTCCTCGGACTGGAACGGGAGTGGTCACACAAGCCCGCGGGCATCCGGACGTTCACGCTCATCAGCCTGCTCGGTGCGGTGTTCACCCTGCTCGACGAGGAAGTTCTGCTCTTTCTCGGCGGCCTGCTGGTCATCGTGCAGGGCATCCTGCTCGCGGTCCAGGGCCTGACCGACGAGGAGGAGGAAGGCCTGTCGCTGACGACCTCCGTCTCGATGCTCGTGTCGTTCGGCGTCGGCGCGCTCGTGATGCAGGGGTACATCCTCGTGGGCGTCACGGTGGCGGTGCTGTCGTCGCTGTTGCTCGTCCTCAAGCGCGAACTCCACAGTCTCGCGTGGGGACTGTCCCGCGAGGAACTCCGGTCGGCCGTCGAGTTCGCTATCCTCGCGTTCGTCATCTATCCCTTGCTCCCCGACGAGCAGTTCGCGTTCGGCATCGAACCGCGGGTCGTCTGGCTGATGGTCGTTACCGTCGCGGCCATCGGCATCGTCAACTACGCCGTCGTGACGACCTACGGTGGCCGGGGCATCGCGGTCACGGGCTTTTTCGGCGGTCTCGCGTCCTCGACCGCGGTCGTCGGGACGATGTTAGACCACGTTCGCCAGCGGCCCGAAGCGGCCTCCTACGGCGTGGCCGCCATCCTGTTGGCCGACGCCGCGATGGCGGTCCGGAACCTCGCCATCGCGCTGGCGTTCACGCTCCCGAGCGGGCGGCCCATCCTCTACGGCGCGGTCCTGCCGCTCGGCGCGGTCATCCTCGGAAGCGTCGCCATCGCGGCGTACACGGCTAACTGGTCCGAACACGTCGATATCGACCTCGAAAGCCCGTTCTCGCTCCGGAACGCGCTCGGGTTCGGTGCCATCTTCCTGCTGGTCATCGTGGGCGGCGCGCTAGCCCAAGAGCAGTTCGGCTCCGCCGGGTTCTACGTCACCGCGCTCCTCTCTGGACTGGTCTCCAGCGCGGGCGCGACCTCCTCGGCGGTCCTGCTCTACATGGGCGGGACCCTCGACGCCCAGACATCGGTGTTCGGCATCCTGCTGGCGACCGCCTCCTCAATCGTCGTGAAAGCCGCACTGACTGTCTCTGCACCCAATAAGAGTTTCAGCTATCGAGTCGCCGCGTGGAGCAGCGTCCTGCTCGTGGGGTCCGCAGTCGCCGCGGCGCTGGCCGCAATCTAACTTTGGCTGCGATGTTCCGAATCTGTTGCAAGTCTTGCCCGAAGCGCAACAAACCAATTCAATTAAAGGGTGTGTCTCCCAAGCACATTTATGGACAGGCATACCGCAGAGCCGACCGTCGAAGAGATGCCCAGTAAGCGGGCCAAAGAGTGGGCCGACTACCACCATCAGTTCTCCGCGCCGAGTACCTACGTCTACGACTTCGTCTGGGACTTCACCGCGGAAGCGGAAGGCCCGTTCTGTACGGACATCGACGGCAACGTCCTGATGGACTTCACGAGCCACGTCGCGGCCGCGCCGCTGGGGTACAACAACCCCAAAATCATGGAGAAGTTCGAGGAGTTCGACCTCGTGGACCCGACAAAAATCGCGGGACAGGACTTCTACGCCGCGGGTGGCTGGCCGCCCGAGAACCCCGAACTCCCCGGTCCGACCCAGTTGATGGACCGACTAACCGACATGACCAGCCACTACGACATGGACACCGTCTTCCTCTCGAACTCCGGGGCGGAAGCGGTCGAGAACGCAATCAAAATCTGCTACGCGCAGGGCGGCCACCGCGCGTTCACCTTCGACGGCGCGTTCCACGGCCGGACGCTCGGAGCGCTCAGCCTCAACCGCTCGAAGGTCAACCACCGGAAGGGCTACCCCGAGGTCGGCGGCGTCGTCTCGGTCCCTTACCCCTCCACCGAGGAGGCCTACCAGAAAGACTGGCTCACCGACGGTCCCGGCGGCAACGTCGTCGCGGACAAACTCGACCCCGCGCAGGGAATCATCGACTCCGAGGAGGTGGCCTACATCATCCTCGAACCCGTGCAGGGCGAGGGCGGCTATCGCGTCCCCCACGACGGGTTCGTCGAGGACCTCGCGGAGATTCGCGCGCGCTTCGACGTGAACGTCATCGCCGACGAGATTCAGGCCGGGATGGGCCGCACGGGCGAGATGTGGGCCGTCGATCACCTCGACCTCGAACCCGACGTTATCACCTCGGCGAAGGGACTCCGGGCGGGCGCGACCGTCGCTAACTCCGAGATGTTCCCCGAGGAGAAGGCGAGACTCTCCTCGACGTGGGGCGCTGGCAAAATCGTGGACTCGATGCAGGGCGTGTTCACCATCGACGCCATCGAGGAGTACGACCTGCTCGACAACGTCGCCGAGCGCGGTCGCCAGATGACCGAACTGCTCGAAGACGCCGAGCTACCGAACATCACCGACGTTCGGGGCCGCGGCCTGATGCTCGCCGTCGAGTTCGACACCAAAGAGCGGCGCGAGGCCGTCGTCGAGGCCGCCCTGAAGCGCGGCCTGCTGGTGCTGGGCTGTGGCTACAAGACGCTCCGACTCCTGCCGCCGCTCGACGTGACCGAGCGCGAAATCGAACTCGGCTTCGACGTGTTCCGCGCTGCGGTCGAAGACGTGGCCTGAGCGGGCGTCCAGTTTTACCTTTTTTCGGCGCTCGGAGTGCAGTCTCATTGCTTCGGTTCCCGGTCGCCAGTTTCGAAATCGCCGAGAAGATTGATAACGCGAATCCTCGATACTACGAGCATGTATCAGCTCAGCGATTCCCTCCGAGAGGAGTCTTCGCCTGTCGCGCGACTTCTCGGCGTACTCCGGAGTCGAGTCGCGGGCGCGCTCGGCGTCGTCGCGGTCATCGGCGTCGTCGCGCTTCCGGACCCGCTCCCGGCGCTCCCGCCCGGAGCCTACGCGCTCGTCGGCGCGGTCGAAGGCGTCGGTCTCGCGGTGGCGGCCGAGAACCTCATGTGGCGTCCCGCTAAGCGGTTCGACTGGGTGCGCGCGAGCAGGCGCGTCGGCGGCGTCGCGGCCGCCGCCGCGCTGTTCGTCGTCGCCATGGCCGCGCTTGGCGTGGACCTCGGGCCGCGCGACCGGGCGCTGTTGGCGGGGTTCTGTCTGTCGGGACCGGCCGCCATCGCCGCGCTCGACTACCTCAAGGCGCAGGTGCAGGCCGATTTGGCGGGGAGCGAGTCGGCGACCTGACCGTTTCAGTGCGAGCGGTTGCGGTCTAATAGATGTCGGCAACAGCGCGGTTCACAGTGGCGTACAGTCAGTAATCGCTGTTCTCACGATGGAGTCGAAGAAACGTCGCCAGTAGCGAGCAGCGAACAGTCCCTCACCGAGCGTCCCCGCCGAAAGACACTCCTCAAAGCTTCTAACTTCGCAAGAGATTCATCAACTCGTCGGCCACGTCGGGTTCGACCGCGACGATGAAGTGCCGACCCGGCGAGAGGGTCGTCTCCGGCCCGGCGATGCGCTCGCCGTCCTCGTCGGAAACGACCAGCGCGCCCCGCGGGAGGCGAACGTCCGCGAGTCGCTTCCCCGCGGCCGGGGCACCCTCTTCGACGCGAACCAGCATGATGTCAAGCGCGCCCGTCACGTCGGCGAGCGTCTGCACGTCGCTGCCCAGAATCTCGTTGGCGGCGAGGCGCGCACCCGCTCGCTCGGGAAACACCACCGCGTCCACGAACTGGAGGTACGACTCGCCCGTGGCACGCTCGATTCGCGCGACGGTCCGGATGCCGGGCGACAGTTCTTTCGCGGCCATACAGACCGCGAGGTTCAGTCCCATCTCGCCAGTCAGCGCGGCGACCACGTCGGCGCGCTCGATACCGGCCTGTTCGATGACATCGGGATTCGTCGCGTCGCCCTCGATGACCGTCGCCACCCACTCGTCGGCGACATCCGCGACGACTGCCTCGTCTCGCTCGATTATCGTCACGTCGTGGCCGTGGTCGCCGAGCAGTTCCGCGGTCTGGAACCCAACGCGGCCGCCCCCGGCGATGACTATCTTGAGATTTCCGGTCATGGGTCAGTCCTCACTCTCCGGCGTCATGTCGATATCGGTCGTTGGCCGGTCGTCGGCCAGTCGCGCTTCGTCCTCGTCGGTCTCCTCGCTCGGCCTCCGAACCCGCTCTAAGAGGACGTACGCGAGACCGCCGAGCAGAATCCACCCGGCGCTCAGTCCGAGCGCCATCGGGTCGGTTCGGACGAGATACGCCACGAGGACCACCGTCAGAACCAGATTCAGCAGGATGCCCAGAATCGGCGGCACGGGGTAGTAGGGAATCTCGTAGGGTCGGTTCATGTCCGGGCGCTCCCGGCGGAGTCGAATCACCGCGACGTTGACGATAATAAACGAGAGCAGGAAGAAGAGACTCGACATGTTGCCCGCGCTCTGGGTCGGGAGGACGACGGACGCGAGCATCACCACCGCGCTGGCGAGGATAGCGACGAACGGCGTCCCGAAGCGGTGGTGAATCTGGCCGAACCGCCGGAGGAGTTGGCCCTCCCGGCCCATCGAGAACGCGACCCGCGACGAGGCGATGACCACCGCGTTCAACGCGGTCAGCGTCGAGAACACCGCGCCGAAGACGATTATCGCGCCGCCGTTCTGGATGACTGGGAGTCCGGTCGGCATGAACTCGGTGGCCGCCTGCGCGATTCCGGCCTCGCCCGCCTCCGCGAGTCCCTGCGCGCCGAGGGTACCGACCGCGACCGTGACGACCGCCAGATAGACGACGACCGTCGCGGCGAGGCTCACGAAGATGGCCTTCGGGATGTTCTCGCGGGGGTTCTCTACCTCCTCGGTGACGGTTGTGATGAGATCGTAGCCCTCGAAGGCGATGAACGTCAGCCCCATCGCGGGCAGGATTGCGAACGCACCCCCGGAGTCGGGGAACAGCGGTTGGAACTCGGCGGTCGAGAACATCGGTGCCGTCGCGCCGAACGCGACGAAGACCACCAGAATCGAGACCTTGACGATGGTGAAGATGGTCTCGACGCTCCCGCTGGCCGCCGTCGAGACGGCGTTGACCGCGACCAGCAGGAGGACCGCCGCAAACGCCAGCAGAAACGCCGCCGGGACCGAGACGTCCAGCAGGGGCACGACTATCGCGCCCACTTGGTCGGGCGGCGCGACGATGCCGTAGACGTGGAGCAGTTCGAGGAAGTTCGGGGCGAACCCGAGCGCGTAGAGCGCGCCCGCAATCATGTAGGCGAACCAGAGCATCCAGCCCATGATGAACGACGAGAAGTCGTCGAAAATCTCGCGGACGAAGGCGTAGCCTCCGCCGCTCTTGGGAATCGAGGCGGCGAGTTCGGCGTACGAGAGACCGGTGAACGCGGTCACGACGCCGTTGAGCGCGAAGACGAGGATAGCCGCGGGACCCGCGATTTCGGCCGCCAGACCCGTCAAAACGAAGATGCCCGCACCTATCATCGCGCCCATTCCGATCATCGTCGCGTCCAGTAGACCGAGTTCGGCCTTGGGCGAGCGGCTCTGGCTACTCACGGCCCATCGCCCCGTCCGGTTGTAAGTCGTGACTTGTTGTAGTCGCCATACGCGCTGAAAACGCCCGAGAGTGCTTAAATATCGGGTCACTCGAACGCGCGCTGGGGCACCGGAACAGGCAACTTTTTCCACCCAGTCGCCTATCGTCCCAGTATGAACCTTTCCGACGAGCAACGGGCCATCCGCGATGTCGTGCGGGAGTTCGCGGTCGAGGAGATTCGTCCGACCGCCACAGAGTGCGACGAGAACCAGACGTTCCCCGAGAAAGTGTGGGACGGACTCGCGGAACTCGACATGACCAGCCTCACGGTCCCCGAGGAGTACGGCGGTCTCGACGTGGGCCGCCTGACCTACAGCGTCGTCAACGAGGAAGTCGCCTACGGGATGCTCTCGGTGGCGACTGCGCTGTCGGTCCACAGTCTCGCCACCTCCTGTATCGCCGAGTTCGGCGACGAGGACCAGAGAGAGCGGTGGCTTCCCGACATGGCCGAAGGCCGACCGGTGGGCGCGTTCGCCCTCTCGGAACCCCAAGCCGGGTCGAACCCCGCGGAGATGACCACCGAGGCGAAGCGCGAGGGCGACGAGTACGTTATCAACGGCAAGAAACAGTGGATAACCAACGGCGAGCGCGCGGGCGTCGTCGTCCTGTTCGCCAAGACCGACCGCGACGACCCCCGGTCAGTGACTCAGTTCGTCGTCCCGAAGGACGCCGACGGACTGGAAGTCGGCAAGAAAGAGGACAAGTTGGGGCTTCGCGCGAGCGACACGACCTCGCTCGTCTTCGACGACGTGCGCATTCCCGCCGAAAACCGCCTGACTGAGGAGGGCAAGGGCCTCTCGGCCGCGTTCCACATCCTGAACGGCGGGCGCATCGGCATCGCCAGCCAGTCGGTCGGACTCGCCCAGTCGGCGCTCGACGAGGCCGTCGCGTACTCTCAAGACCGCGAGCAGTTCGACCAGCCGATTTCGGAGATTCAGACCATCCGGCACAAACTGGCCGACATGCAGACGCAGGTGCAGGCCGCGCGCCTGCTCACCCGCGACGCCGCCCGGAAAGACGAGGCGGGCGAGAACGTCGAGATGGCCGCCAGCATGGCCAAATACTTCGCCAGCGAGGCCGCGGTGGACGTGACCAACGAGGCGGTCCAGATTCACGGCGGCTACGGCTACACCACCGACTTCGACGTGGAACGACTTTACCGCGACTCGAAGATTACGACCATCTACGAGGGCACCTCTGAGATTCAGAAGAAGGTCATCGCGCGGAACGTGTTAGAGTAGTCCGACTCGGCGGACCGACACCCCTTTTCCGACGCTCGCCCTACCGCGCAACGTGACCCGAACAGACGCGAGCGAGGCCGAGGCGGTCGTCTACGACTTGGACGGGACGCTCGTCCGCCTCGTCGTCAACTGGACGGACGTAGAGCGCCGACTGGCCGACCTGCTGGAGCGCGAGGGCGTGGACACCGACCCCCTGAGCGCGTGGGACCTCCTCTCGGCCGCCGAGGCGGCCGGGGTCGGCGACGAGGCCGACGACCTCATCGCAACCGCCGAGCGCGATGGAGCCGAAGTCTCCGAGCGACTTCCCCTCGCCGACGAACTCGCCGAGCGTGAGATTCCGGTCGGTGTCTGCTCGCTGAACCACGAGGAGGCCGTCCGCGTCGCGCTCGACCGCCACGACCTCTCGGCGCACGTCGAGAGCGTCGTCGGCCGAGGGACAGTGCCCGAGCGCAAACCGCACCCGCGCGCCCTGCTGGCGGCAATCGAGGAGTTGGGCGTCGAACCCGAGGACGTGCTGTTCGTCGGCGACTCGGCGAGCGACGAGGAGACCGCAGACCGAGCGGGGACGCAGTTCGAGTGGGTATGAAAATCAACCAACAATCGAGACAAATTCCTCTATTTTATTTTTCATTTCTGGAGGAACATCGTTAATATGTTTTGCAATTTTCATTCCATCAACGTCTTTCTGATATGCATTTCCGTCCTCTAGCTGGTCATAAGATCGAGAATAAATCTTGTCAAGAACTTCTGATTTTTTCTCTATATGTGAATTATATTTAATTATTTCACATATCATATCGACATCCATATTCGTCTCCTCAGCGATTGCTTGAGGACAGCTAACAAGATATGACTCTAAATCATACTTCGACCAAACAAGAAAGTGTTCTGGTGTTGTGTACCACTCTGTCTTCTTTTCTCCTCTATTGATGTTATCTACATATTGTTTCTTAACTTCATATTTTTCCTTTCCATCAGAGTCAACTAAGAAACGGTACGGGATTCCGAATGCATAAAGAGTCTTCACAAGTGATCGGCCGTGAGTTCTCATTTTACTTTCTCCTTCTAGTGGTATGAGAGTGATACCTAAATCGTTAAAATCATAACCAAGATTCTTAGCAATCGCTAGAATCACCATCTTATCAGATTTTCCTTCTACAAAAATAACCCCCTCAGATTGAAGTAATCCACTTTGACTGTAGCCGAGATCAAGGAGTTCCTCGTGAATATCTTCACTAGATATACTACGAAATTCGGTAGTTCTATTTCGTTCTGCACGAATGATATTGCTAATGTTACTTTCATCTACAAAAACGTTAGAATGGGTAGCAACAATAATCTGTGTAGATTCGGATGCTACTTCAGTAATCATTTCGTAAACTTCTCGTTCCGCTTCAGGATGAAGGTGCAATTCTGGCTCTTCAATCATTAACAACTCGGACTCATTTTCTGCATTTATAGTTCCAAAAATAAGAGTTAGTATTTCCTTTGTACCGCTAGAAAGTGATGAAAGATCAAATTTCTCAGAATTACCCATTTCCGTTACTGAAATCGTAATATTTGTCTTCTCACGGTAAGGAGTAGTGATACTTTTTACTGCATCCATAATTGAAACAAATCTTTCCTCAGCTAAATTAAAGAGTTCACGGTTACTACCCTGTAAAGTCTGAGCGACTCGCACTAGATTTTTCCCCTGTGAGTCAAGTTCAGTTGCCATTCTTGCTTCTGTACGGTTTTTTGGTTGCCGAAATGCATCAATAGCATCCCAAGAAGAAAGTGAATCTTCAATCAATTGGAACGAACCCGGTATAGAGTTTTCTGGATTCCGTATTGCCATTGCTTCAGTCGGCAGATCTTCTATTTTCGATGCTTTTTGTAGACCTCTGTTTTCCATGTTTTTTAATTTGACAAACTGAGAATCGTAGCCTTTGGTTGATTTTTGCCGCTCTCTTATCTTCACAAATTCATCATTAATGGTTACTTCAAAGGCTGTAGCCTTCAACTGCCAATTCTCACCAAATTCTACTTTGTGCCGTAGTGAAGAAGCAAAACTTAGTTTTGAAAGTAGCTCTGGACTCAGTCCATCAATTAAATCATATATCTGGTTTCGTTCCTCTATTGAAGTTTTATAAGTTGCTTCAAATGTGATTGTACTCATCTCATCCGTTTTATTAAGGCAATTTTCGAAATCTTCTAATTGATCTTCATAATTTGACGGGCCAGTTATACTATATGCATACACCTGAAGAGATTCTAGTAGATTTGACTTTCCCGAGTTATTTTTGCCGATTAATATTGTTAAGTCGTCAAGTTCGATAGACTCTTCGCTGATACTCTTATACCCGCTGACGTACCATTCGTTAAGATTCATTGTTATTATTACTACTTCGCTTACGCGCACACAAGAACACGCCCACCGCGACGACGAACCAGACGAGCGCGCCGACACGAATGGCGAACTCTGCGCGGGCGGCCCACGTCGGGAGCGAGACGCCGACCAGCAACGCGATGAGCGCAACCACGGGCGCGCCGACGACGATGGTGACGACGAAGGTGGTCTGCATCACCCACCCGTAATCAACGCCCTCGGGGTCGTGCGTCTCGACTGGTTCGGGCATGGTTGGAACGCGGGACGCTCGCGGCTTAAACGTTGCAGTCTCCGACACAGAGTTTGCCATTTATTCGCAGGGCTGTGAGAAACAATCATGTCGGTCTCTCGTGAGTTTTTATTGAGTTTATATTCCGCATAAAAGCATTTAACGGCGTAGGCGAGAGTATCGGTGTGACTACAGCGGACACCTCCCGGCGGGCGTTTCTGACGCGGTCCGCCGCAACCATCGGTCTCGTCGGACTCGCTGGCTGTATCGGCGGGGACGTGACGTACACCCTCAGCACGAACCCAGTCGGCGAGTCGGTCGAGGAACTCGCCGACCAGTATCTCGTGACCGACCCGACGGCCGAGCGCGCCAAGTTCGCAATCGATTACCCCGACGACTACAAGCGGTCGGTTGTCGAGACGCTCCTCGCCGAGGGGTCGGTCGATGTCGTCCAGTTGCAACTCGCGTACGACCGCGAGTTCGGGACGACGACCCGACCGCGGCCGTACTTTCTGGAGGACGACGGCACGTACTACTCGGTGGTCGAGAGCGGGCGGACGGAGACCACGGCGGACCGATGGGTCTTCTATCTCGACCCCGCGGACTCGACGCCGAGCGACGCGGACGAGGTCGTCACCGGCCCGCCGTCCTCGCTTGCCGAGACGGATACGATGGTCGTCCGCCGCGCGCTCGAATCCGTGGCCTCGAACGCCGACGGGCAGGACAGAAGCGACTTTCCGCTCGGGGACCGAGGCGTGATATTTCACGACCACATGGACCCCGAGGCGAGCGACCTCGTTCCCTCGCCGCCGTTCGACTACGTCGAGCGCGACGGCGACTACTTCGCCGCCGTGGCCGAGCGAGGCGAGGTCGAACTGACTCGATACAGCTACACCGCGGAGCAAGTCGCAACGTCGATGCGAGAACTCGAACGGTTCGTCGAGCGAGAGACGGTCGAGACGGTGTTCGAGGACTCCGAAGTCTCCTCGGAGGTAGCCGAGATACTGCGGACCGCCACCGATGTGGGGAACG
This genomic stretch from Halorussus pelagicus harbors:
- a CDS encoding ATP-dependent nuclease, giving the protein MNLNEWYVSGYKSISEESIELDDLTILIGKNNSGKSNLLESLQVYAYSITGPSNYEDQLEDFENCLNKTDEMSTITFEATYKTSIEERNQIYDLIDGLSPELLSKLSFASSLRHKVEFGENWQLKATAFEVTINDEFVKIRERQKSTKGYDSQFVKLKNMENRGLQKASKIEDLPTEAMAIRNPENSIPGSFQLIEDSLSSWDAIDAFRQPKNRTEARMATELDSQGKNLVRVAQTLQGSNRELFNLAEERFVSIMDAVKSITTPYREKTNITISVTEMGNSEKFDLSSLSSGTKEILTLIFGTINAENESELLMIEEPELHLHPEAEREVYEMITEVASESTQIIVATHSNVFVDESNISNIIRAERNRTTEFRSISSEDIHEELLDLGYSQSGLLQSEGVIFVEGKSDKMVILAIAKNLGYDFNDLGITLIPLEGESKMRTHGRSLVKTLYAFGIPYRFLVDSDGKEKYEVKKQYVDNINRGEKKTEWYTTPEHFLVWSKYDLESYLVSCPQAIAEETNMDVDMICEIIKYNSHIEKKSEVLDKIYSRSYDQLEDGNAYQKDVDGMKIAKHINDVPPEMKNKIEEFVSIVG
- a CDS encoding DUF5822 domain-containing protein, coding for MPEPVETHDPEGVDYGWVMQTTFVVTIVVGAPVVALIALLVGVSLPTWAARAEFAIRVGALVWFVVAVGVFLCARKRSSNNNNES